The genomic window ACCTGGATGCAAAGCCTGAACTTCAATATAAAGAGTCCAATGGCAAAGTTGCACAGAAGGCTATTTCCTTGTTAAAGGATTGGAATAAGACCAACTACTCTGAATCAAGTCGATCCGAAAATATCATCCGACTGGGAATAGCCAGCAAGGAGGACTTGGCATTCAAAGGAAAAGGTGTAGGGCTTGATGAATTCCCGGCCGAGGGATATATCCTTTCTATTCACCAAGACGAGATTCTGATTCTTGGCAAGTCGGATGCGGGCATGTTATATGGACTTTACAGCTTCTTACAATTGGCTCAGGCTTATTCCGCAAAAGGAAGAATCCCTTGCATGGAAATTCTGGATTATCCTCTATTTGAGCATCGGGCAGTTATGGATGATATTAGTCGAGGCCCGCTCTCAAATATGGATTTCCTGAAAAAACAGATCAGGCGTTTGTCCAGGCTAAAGATCAACTCTTTTAGTTTTTATATAGAGCATGTAGTAAAAACAAAAAAGCATCCCGCATTTGCTCCGGAAGATGGACTTAGTCCAAAGGAATTTCTGGAGCTTTCAACCTATGCTGAAGCCTATCATGTCAAATTGATCGGCAGCTTCCAATCCCTCGGACACTTCAGAAATATTTTGCGGTCTCCAGATTACAAAGACCTGGGAGCTAGTGATCGAATGTTAAGACCCGCTGATCCCGAAGCTCTGAAGTTTTTGACAGAAGTATATGGCGAAATGATCCCCTCCTTTTCGAGTGAGTTTTTCAATATAAATGCTGATGAAGCCTGGGATCTTGTTAGAGGCGAATCAAAGGCTTTAGCGGATAGCATCGGAGCGGGGAGTTTATTTGCCCGGCATGTAAACCCCTTACTTGCTTACGTTCAGCAGCAGAATAAAAAGCCCATGATTTGGGGAGATATGTTGCTTTCCTATCCTGATATACTTGATAAAATCCCCCGGGAGACGACTATTTTGACCTGGGACTATGCGGCTCGAGATTCCTTCTCAGACTGGATCGATCCTATCGCTGAAAAGGGCTTTGACTTTTGGGTTTGTCCAGGCGTATTGAATTCCAATTTGATGATGCCCAATTGGGAAGTCACGAGGAAAAACCTAAAAAACTTCATCTCAGAAGGCTATAGGAAAGGAGCTCGGGGAGTTATGACTACGGTTTGGGACGATGGAGGCGGCCATTTTTTTAGCAAGGACTGGTATGGAATCGCTTATGCTGCTGATCAGAGTTGGAAACCTGCTAATTCCCGGCAAGAAGAATTCGATCAAAGATTTGGGGCCGTATACTATCAGGATGAAGAAGCCTTATTTGCGAAATGTCTGACAGTACTCAATAAACTAAAAGACCTGGCTCCTAGTCAGGAATTATTATATGCTTTCTTAAGCAAGAGGATATTGTCTCCG from Bacteroidia bacterium includes these protein-coding regions:
- a CDS encoding glycoside hydrolase family 20 zincin-like fold domain-containing protein — protein: MMQKSLCLSTLLLLFVHAWTQRLPIIPQPQSHTLNEGYFDLDAKPELQYKESNGKVAQKAISLLKDWNKTNYSESSRSENIIRLGIASKEDLAFKGKGVGLDEFPAEGYILSIHQDEILILGKSDAGMLYGLYSFLQLAQAYSAKGRIPCMEILDYPLFEHRAVMDDISRGPLSNMDFLKKQIRRLSRLKINSFSFYIEHVVKTKKHPAFAPEDGLSPKEFLELSTYAEAYHVKLIGSFQSLGHFRNILRSPDYKDLGASDRMLRPADPEALKFLTEVYGEMIPSFSSEFFNINADEAWDLVRGESKALADSIGAGSLFARHVNPLLAYVQQQNKKPMIWGDMLLSYPDILDKIPRETTILTWDYAARDSFSDWIDPIAEKGFDFWVCPGVLNSNLMMPNWEVTRKNLKNFISEGYRKGARGVMTTVWDDGGGHFFSKDWYGIAYAADQSWKPANSRQEEFDQRFGAVYYQDEEALFAKCLTVLNKLKDLAPSQELLYAFLSKRILSPIGQSHQIASPGFSELGSLLDQAKDLLTKLETKRQENGDMLWFDDLDYWQFFIRHLGAILESNQELIKLAEKYRAAQKLKSEGNPEYLQSLRSCHFKVSSLLDHWKALKMDYRRLWLKENRNYWLEEASAVFDDKIEDLISLKSLLSFALQMPQSQGLPDPAAVRLDISQSPHSFFTFWLLADPIPFTAEKEFEKDYLAELGGELKARPTPYDWLKYQSPYMDKIDLKEINTNNTPYIQYVYCQISSPKEEQIFAEVRSDLPFDFILNGKKSLGQKDRILLDLKAGPNQLILKLKIPPNSQQFSMHIPDKEVRNKKQRYRLLE